One window of Hydractinia symbiolongicarpus strain clone_291-10 chromosome 3, HSymV2.1, whole genome shotgun sequence genomic DNA carries:
- the LOC130636804 gene encoding uncharacterized protein LOC130636804 — translation MEEIATEYEKKKLQGFLRDILRIGCTKGFRYFSMYLRGREELLLKVQNEQLPCNPSDLEFDQEVVTDVSNDDIDEEEEEDKQSSSFPEKPLPRAYDSMMLSKSTQRSISGFHFLDIGLPPASPCEADSLNAETHSTLFLLAAYGRYKSPYVWVRSNHNRLIRFTENYTSNDEVYQIQDSPLKLKSTSEWSHKDVKIWDILAEIVRINVLPCPRNPFAVEHSYFDELSPHDGLLATGAMIQLLQRILLHGDHSYHTSVAEDLNEITRKHFKILSSLVTQPVART, via the exons AtggaagaaatagccacagaaTATGAAAAGAAGAAGCTTCAGGGTTTCCTCCGTGACATATTAAGAATTGGCTGTACCAAA ggaTTTCGCTATTTTTCAATGTATTTGCGTGGACGGGAAGAATTACTGCTGAAAGTACAAAATGAACAACTG CCCTGCAATCCTTCAGATTTGGAGTTTGATCAAGAAGTCGTCACAGATGTTTCCAATGATGATATtgatgaagaagaagaggagGACAAACAATCAAGCAGCTTTCCTGAAAAACCTCTACCAAGAGCATA tgACTCAATGATGTTATCTAAAAGTACACAAAGGAg CATAAGTGGCTTTCATTTTTTGGATATTGGTTTACCTCCTGCAAGTCCTTGTGAAGCTGATAGTTTAAATGCT gagACCCATTCAACGCTTTTTCTGCTGGCTGCGTATGGAAGGTACAAGAGTCCGTATGTATGG GTACGTTCCAATCACAACAGATTGATTCGATTTACTGAAAATTATACTTCTAATGATGAAGTCTACCAAATACAAGATAGTCCCTTGAAATTAAAATCCACATCGGAATGGAGTCATAAAG ATGTCAAGATTTGGGACATACTTGCTGAGATTGTGAGAATCAATGTGTTACCGTGCCCAAGAAATCCATTTGCTGTGGAGCATTCCTATTTCGACGAGCTGTCCCCGCACGATGGACTCTTAGCAACAGGAGCCATGATCCAATTGCTGCAAAGAATACTTTTACATGGTGATCATAGTTACCACACCTCGG TTGCTGAAGATTTGAACgaaataacaagaaaacattTCAAGATTTTAAGCTCCCTGGTTACACAACCTGTAGCGCGAACCTAA